The following are encoded together in the Actinoplanes sp. N902-109 genome:
- a CDS encoding beta-ketoacyl synthase chain length factor, producing MTAGPVFAVKSLSCLDPRWEAGSLPAVAGFAHSRFGPLVVAVGTACLDRAPGGAAGGAATALVLASGHGDTETLDGASRRLATGRPVGPLLFFQSAPTAALGHLSRVHGFLGPMICVSAPGTELLPRAFAVADILLGLAGIRDVLLVGAESAANPRVARLERAEPSAHTRAPALEAAFALLLSRPVDDGGMLLRAAVHPPSDDAGDLGWLDGALQLCRQGERMVRLGAGAAASSAGTLTWVAS from the coding sequence ATGACCGCCGGTCCGGTTTTCGCCGTCAAGAGCCTGAGCTGCCTGGACCCCCGGTGGGAAGCCGGGTCGCTGCCGGCCGTGGCGGGCTTCGCCCACTCCCGTTTCGGTCCGCTCGTTGTCGCCGTCGGTACCGCCTGTCTCGACCGCGCTCCCGGTGGAGCCGCCGGTGGTGCGGCGACGGCGCTGGTTCTGGCCAGCGGCCACGGTGACACCGAGACCCTGGACGGCGCGTCGCGTCGGCTCGCCACCGGCCGGCCGGTCGGCCCGTTGCTGTTCTTCCAGTCGGCGCCCACCGCGGCGCTCGGGCACCTCTCCCGGGTCCACGGCTTCCTCGGCCCCATGATCTGCGTCTCGGCACCCGGGACAGAGCTGCTCCCACGTGCTTTCGCCGTCGCCGACATCCTGCTGGGGCTGGCGGGCATCCGGGACGTCCTCCTGGTCGGCGCCGAATCCGCCGCCAACCCGCGGGTCGCGCGGCTGGAGCGGGCCGAGCCGTCGGCCCACACCAGGGCACCCGCCCTGGAGGCGGCCTTCGCCCTGCTGCTCAGCCGGCCTGTCGACGACGGGGGGATGCTGCTCCGCGCCGCCGTTCACCCCCCGAGTGACGATGCCGGCGACCTCGGCTGGCTGGACGGCGCCCTGCAGCTCTGCCGGCAAGGTGAGCGCATGGTGCGACTCGGGGCAGGCGCTGCGGCGTCGTCCGCCGGCACCTTGACCTGGGTGGCGTCATGA
- a CDS encoding MFS transporter, giving the protein MVGQYRRLFSAEGSVAFTLAGIIARLPMGMFGVSIVLLVADTRGSYAVAGGVSAIGLVGVAVCAPIVGRLVDRYGQARVAVPATVISVVACTGTVLCAKYDAPVWTLFVTYLLSAGVPFVGTMARARWVRIYQGQPDMMQAANAFERVVDEVVFISGPAIAALLCGAIGPAAGLTTANALLLVGTLLFAAQRKTEPAPIKVEDGQKPGRLLVPGISAAVALFPVLGLSAGAMEITTVAYVTAESSRSISGVFLALIGLGSCLSGLYFGTLTFKGDTRRRTLALSAILCVCLLPVPLVIGGNLLLFGVWTFVVGAAMAPTMITSMGLLQELTPEERINEGMSLADAGVVVGMAVGSSVSGLLVTHVSDTSGFLIPTGAGLLALLMAGAGARWWKATKATPVLAPTESSTASS; this is encoded by the coding sequence ATGGTCGGCCAATACCGACGGCTGTTCTCCGCGGAAGGCAGTGTGGCTTTCACGCTGGCCGGCATCATCGCCCGTCTTCCCATGGGTATGTTCGGTGTCAGCATCGTGCTCCTCGTGGCCGATACTCGCGGCTCCTATGCCGTGGCCGGGGGTGTGTCGGCGATCGGCCTCGTCGGCGTCGCCGTCTGCGCGCCGATCGTCGGCCGGCTGGTCGACCGGTACGGGCAGGCCCGGGTCGCCGTCCCGGCTACCGTGATCTCTGTGGTCGCGTGCACCGGCACGGTGTTGTGCGCCAAGTACGACGCGCCGGTCTGGACGCTCTTCGTCACGTACCTCCTCTCGGCCGGCGTCCCGTTCGTGGGAACCATGGCCCGGGCCCGCTGGGTGCGCATCTACCAGGGCCAGCCGGACATGATGCAGGCGGCCAACGCGTTCGAGCGGGTCGTCGACGAGGTCGTCTTCATCTCCGGTCCGGCCATCGCCGCCCTGCTGTGCGGGGCGATCGGTCCCGCCGCCGGGCTGACCACCGCCAACGCCCTGCTGCTGGTGGGCACTCTGCTCTTCGCCGCCCAGCGCAAGACGGAGCCGGCCCCGATCAAGGTCGAGGACGGCCAGAAACCCGGCCGCCTGCTCGTGCCCGGGATCAGCGCCGCAGTCGCCCTGTTCCCCGTGCTCGGTCTGTCCGCAGGCGCCATGGAGATCACCACGGTCGCGTACGTCACCGCGGAGAGTTCCCGGTCGATCTCCGGTGTGTTCCTGGCCCTCATCGGACTCGGCTCGTGCCTGTCCGGCCTCTACTTCGGCACGCTCACGTTCAAGGGCGACACGCGCAGGCGCACCCTCGCGCTCTCGGCGATCCTCTGCGTCTGCCTCCTGCCCGTCCCGCTGGTCATCGGCGGCAACCTGCTGCTGTTCGGTGTGTGGACATTTGTCGTGGGAGCGGCGATGGCGCCGACGATGATCACCAGCATGGGCCTGCTGCAGGAGCTGACCCCCGAGGAGCGGATCAACGAGGGGATGTCGCTCGCGGACGCCGGCGTGGTGGTCGGCATGGCCGTCGGCTCGTCCGTCAGCGGGCTGCTCGTCACCCACGTCAGCGACACGTCCGGCTTCCTGATCCCGACCGGTGCGGGTCTGCTCGCGCTGCTGATGGCGGGGGCCGGCGCCAGGTGGTGGAAGGCCACCAAGGCGACGCCGGTGCTGGCGCCCACGGAGTCCTCGACCGCATCTTCCTGA
- a CDS encoding amino acid adenylation domain-containing protein: MMLYQWFAASAARHGDQPALEIGGVRHSYRQLADMAEALAARIVHESDVVPARIGLLAERNLLAYVGYLAVQRLGSCVVPLNPAFPEARTRQMVAASGAGLVLADTRSAASGLTGVRTLALHPAREATGLPPALPLADAPESAAYLLFTSGSTGSPKGVPITHRNVSAFLTTVQDRYGLAPGARCSQTFDLTFDLSVFDMFAVWAAGATVVVASRNDLLRPVRFVADNALTHWFSVPSAISRAQASGRLAPDSMPSLRHSLFCGEPLTCQQARAWLAAASNSSLTNLYGPTELTISCSDYVVPRDPGDWPSTPTGILPIGLPYPGIEYAILDGSGRMVPEGELCMRGAQRFAGYLDPAANSGRFHPDIGAGAAVVAPDHWYRTGDRVTLRDGQLSFLGRTDQQIKINGYRVELGEIEAGLRDLAGVTDVVVVARPETADALGLYAVCVAPGQDPADLRAELARRLPSYMVPRRILLATKLPCNANGKLDRRAALSFVDSTIASTAVSRSVSG, translated from the coding sequence ATGATGCTCTATCAGTGGTTCGCCGCATCCGCAGCCCGCCACGGAGATCAGCCGGCCCTGGAGATCGGCGGTGTACGCCACAGTTATCGGCAGCTCGCGGACATGGCGGAGGCTCTCGCGGCGCGCATCGTGCACGAATCGGACGTCGTACCCGCGCGGATCGGTCTGCTGGCCGAGCGCAACCTGCTCGCCTATGTCGGCTATCTCGCCGTTCAGCGGCTGGGCAGCTGCGTCGTCCCGCTCAACCCGGCATTTCCCGAAGCACGGACCCGGCAGATGGTGGCCGCCTCCGGTGCGGGCCTGGTGCTGGCCGACACCCGGTCGGCCGCTTCGGGCCTCACCGGTGTCCGTACGCTGGCTCTGCACCCGGCACGGGAGGCGACCGGGCTGCCCCCGGCGCTGCCGCTGGCCGACGCCCCCGAGTCGGCGGCTTACCTGCTGTTCACCTCCGGTTCCACGGGATCTCCCAAGGGCGTGCCGATCACGCATCGCAACGTCTCCGCCTTCCTGACGACGGTCCAGGACCGGTACGGCTTGGCCCCCGGCGCCCGCTGCTCACAGACCTTCGACCTGACCTTCGACCTGTCCGTGTTCGACATGTTCGCGGTCTGGGCCGCCGGTGCCACTGTGGTCGTCGCGAGCCGCAACGACCTGTTGCGACCTGTGCGGTTCGTCGCCGACAACGCCCTCACCCACTGGTTCTCGGTGCCCTCGGCGATCAGCCGGGCGCAGGCCAGCGGGCGGCTGGCGCCGGACAGCATGCCGTCGCTGCGGCACAGCCTGTTCTGCGGCGAGCCGCTCACCTGCCAGCAGGCCCGGGCCTGGCTGGCAGCCGCCTCGAACAGCTCGCTGACCAACCTGTACGGGCCGACCGAACTGACGATCAGCTGCAGTGACTATGTCGTGCCCCGGGATCCCGGCGACTGGCCGTCCACGCCCACCGGGATCCTGCCCATCGGCTTGCCCTACCCGGGCATCGAGTACGCCATCCTCGACGGATCCGGTCGGATGGTGCCGGAGGGTGAGCTGTGCATGCGGGGGGCGCAGCGCTTCGCCGGTTATCTGGACCCGGCGGCCAACAGCGGCCGGTTCCACCCCGACATCGGGGCGGGGGCCGCGGTGGTCGCGCCGGACCACTGGTATCGCACGGGGGACCGGGTGACCCTGCGCGACGGCCAGCTGAGCTTCCTCGGGCGGACCGACCAGCAGATCAAGATCAACGGATACCGGGTGGAGCTCGGCGAGATCGAGGCCGGCCTGCGCGACCTTGCGGGTGTGACAGACGTCGTCGTGGTGGCTCGTCCCGAGACGGCTGATGCGCTCGGGCTCTACGCGGTGTGCGTGGCGCCGGGCCAGGATCCAGCCGATCTGCGTGCCGAACTGGCTCGCCGTCTGCCGTCCTACATGGTCCCTCGGCGGATCCTGCTCGCGACCAAGCTTCCCTGCAACGCCAATGGTAAATTGGACCGCCGAGCGGCATTGTCCTTCGTCGATTCGACAATTGCCTCGACGGCGGTCTCGCGATCTGTTAGTGGTTAA
- a CDS encoding methyltransferase, with the protein MNLDPATRLARRPAQRTGPVVCSLLGRDWDVLRGVHCPADDFSTAYFTAHLPYGPGPFLEMGCGAGVTAITAALQGSSQVMAVDVSAAAVRNTELNARRHGVADTVRAVHSDLFTDVPAGEYDVIFWNSSFVDAPAPEGLPADLARIVFDPGYSLHRRYLHEAQQFLPPCGRLLLGFGSLGNHDLLERLAGEAGLRPVVRDSVTVPGPARLGYSLIELVRTGGAG; encoded by the coding sequence ATGAACCTCGATCCGGCCACGCGCCTGGCCCGGCGTCCGGCGCAGCGCACCGGCCCGGTCGTGTGCTCACTGCTGGGACGGGACTGGGACGTGCTGCGAGGCGTCCACTGCCCGGCCGACGACTTCTCGACGGCGTACTTCACCGCGCACCTGCCGTACGGGCCGGGCCCGTTCCTGGAGATGGGTTGCGGTGCCGGGGTCACCGCGATCACCGCGGCGCTCCAGGGCAGCAGCCAGGTGATGGCGGTCGACGTGAGCGCCGCGGCCGTGCGCAACACCGAGTTGAACGCCCGCCGGCACGGCGTGGCCGACACCGTGCGCGCCGTCCACAGCGACCTGTTCACCGACGTGCCGGCAGGCGAGTACGACGTCATCTTCTGGAATTCGTCGTTCGTCGACGCACCGGCGCCGGAGGGCTTGCCCGCGGACCTCGCGCGAATAGTGTTCGATCCCGGCTACTCGCTCCACCGGCGTTACCTGCACGAGGCCCAGCAGTTCCTGCCCCCCTGCGGACGGCTGCTGCTCGGCTTCGGCAGCCTGGGCAATCACGATCTGCTCGAGCGTCTCGCCGGCGAGGCGGGACTGCGTCCGGTGGTACGCGACTCGGTGACCGTTCCGGGCCCGGCCCGGCTCGGGTACTCACTCATCGAGCTCGTCCGGACGGGGGGCGCCGGATGA
- a CDS encoding caspase family protein — MGERHALLIANDDYQHADLQKLTAPGHDVEALHQVLGDPGIGGFTVKVLRNVAHHVITRAVAEFFADRHPDDLLLVHFSGHGLKSAGGDLFLAGTDTCPAPAMLPATAVDARFLNREMHATRARQVVLLLDCCYGGAFVRGLVPRRPAAEPVSLTDSFTRPPGTADRTQVIITASSATQFAFEDERLADTGERRPSVFTSALTHGLATGDADLGGDGIVDLDELYDYLYDRLEASGSPQTPTKVVVSATGKTELARTPPARRITARPPLLPPGRPDSGNDLATVAMLRRLLLDEDVEAAAGALDALRDLSTDDSRTVAVVNAARAALDEAQLRTVPAAIDIEAGTDEPVTHSVRLVGAPLAKLCHATTTSRWLRITHTRTDELSVTIHPAALPESSQHAHTGEITVTNRIGETHLPVRVSRPTTRTGWSLDSAWLTRLRKPPVLVAATVLAYTLCLINSVGFVRAFSAFGVLFFALHIGLTTAGLRMISSPRHRPAGAGLLASGAAYLMTDAFSMLRGSTGAGSWFEFLAATAFTTIAGLHFWPFTQLPRKLHRRSLRGRPIRLLAIGAAGGYLLLFVSSGTGYSADTLLDFLGLPGSLTSVVAVTALTVTVMHTEPTPPQRTFTVTAVAGYFAPEMVMLAGSFVIGPRYVYLGSTVWSADTDATWFVGVQLCVIAVLLAAVVLALRRTPRRVRTPA; from the coding sequence GTGGGTGAACGTCATGCATTGCTGATCGCCAACGACGACTACCAGCATGCGGATCTGCAGAAGCTGACCGCGCCCGGCCATGACGTCGAGGCACTGCATCAGGTATTGGGCGATCCGGGTATCGGCGGGTTCACCGTCAAGGTGCTGCGCAACGTCGCCCACCACGTGATCACCCGGGCCGTTGCCGAGTTCTTCGCCGATCGCCACCCGGACGACCTGCTGCTGGTGCACTTCTCCGGCCATGGCCTCAAGTCCGCGGGCGGCGACCTCTTCCTGGCCGGTACGGACACGTGTCCCGCCCCCGCGATGCTCCCCGCCACCGCCGTGGACGCCCGCTTCCTCAACCGGGAGATGCACGCCACCCGGGCAAGGCAGGTCGTTCTGCTGCTGGACTGCTGCTACGGCGGCGCCTTCGTGCGTGGCCTGGTGCCCCGACGCCCCGCCGCCGAGCCGGTGTCGTTGACCGATTCGTTCACCCGGCCCCCAGGCACCGCGGACCGCACCCAGGTGATCATCACCGCCTCCAGCGCGACCCAGTTCGCGTTCGAGGACGAGCGGCTCGCCGACACCGGGGAACGCCGGCCCTCGGTGTTCACCAGCGCACTGACCCACGGGCTGGCGACCGGGGATGCCGACCTGGGCGGCGACGGCATCGTCGACCTCGACGAACTCTACGACTACCTGTACGACCGGCTGGAAGCCTCCGGCAGTCCGCAGACCCCGACGAAGGTCGTGGTCAGTGCCACCGGCAAGACCGAACTCGCCCGTACGCCACCGGCCCGGCGGATCACGGCCCGTCCCCCGCTGCTCCCACCCGGGCGACCGGACTCCGGGAACGACCTCGCCACCGTGGCCATGCTGCGCCGGCTGCTGCTGGACGAGGACGTGGAGGCAGCCGCCGGAGCCCTCGACGCGCTGCGCGATCTCAGCACCGACGACAGCCGCACCGTCGCCGTCGTCAACGCCGCGCGGGCCGCCCTGGACGAGGCCCAGCTCCGCACCGTACCGGCCGCGATCGACATCGAGGCCGGCACCGACGAGCCGGTCACCCACAGCGTCCGGCTGGTCGGTGCCCCGCTGGCGAAACTGTGCCACGCCACCACAACAAGCCGCTGGCTGCGGATCACACACACCAGAACCGACGAGCTGAGCGTCACCATCCACCCGGCTGCGCTGCCCGAGTCGTCCCAGCACGCGCACACCGGCGAGATCACCGTCACCAACCGGATCGGCGAGACGCACCTCCCCGTACGGGTGTCCCGCCCCACCACCCGCACCGGCTGGTCGCTCGACAGCGCCTGGCTCACCCGGCTGCGCAAACCACCGGTCCTGGTGGCCGCGACCGTCCTCGCCTACACCCTGTGCCTGATCAACTCGGTCGGGTTCGTACGCGCCTTCTCCGCCTTCGGCGTGCTCTTCTTTGCGCTCCACATCGGCCTCACCACCGCCGGGCTACGCATGATCAGCTCCCCGCGACACCGGCCGGCCGGGGCCGGGCTGCTGGCCTCCGGCGCCGCCTACCTGATGACCGACGCGTTCAGCATGCTGCGCGGCTCGACCGGCGCCGGCTCCTGGTTCGAGTTCCTCGCCGCAACCGCGTTCACCACGATCGCCGGCCTGCACTTCTGGCCCTTCACCCAGCTCCCCCGCAAGCTGCACCGGCGGTCCCTGCGCGGGCGCCCGATCCGGCTCCTGGCCATCGGCGCCGCCGGCGGCTACCTCCTGCTGTTCGTCTCGTCGGGCACCGGCTACAGCGCGGACACGCTCCTGGATTTTCTGGGCCTGCCCGGCTCCCTCACCTCAGTCGTCGCCGTCACCGCCCTCACGGTCACCGTGATGCACACCGAGCCGACGCCACCGCAGCGCACGTTCACGGTGACGGCTGTGGCCGGCTACTTCGCCCCGGAAATGGTCATGCTGGCCGGCTCGTTCGTGATCGGCCCCCGGTACGTCTATCTGGGCTCGACCGTCTGGAGTGCGGACACCGATGCCACCTGGTTCGTCGGTGTGCAGCTCTGCGTCATCGCTGTGCTGCTGGCCGCCGTAGTCCTTGCTCTGCGCCGGACGCCGCGCCGCGTCCGCACCCCGGCCTGA
- a CDS encoding class I adenylate-forming enzyme family protein, whose protein sequence is MTSTPHWWGAGLLENEDPAAVFARIEGAVTFGELARRVGEHARRFASAGIGAGRSVALCLPPSFTLIEVLLALWSEGATVVLVDSRHTASELARLLELSRPQTLVTAPAAAIGSASTDECRVDMVELPDGRPATGKHCLIQFSSGSTGTPKMIGRSSRSLLAELAKYAALPGMPGVGEKVLVLNSPVHTMGLVGGILHGLNVGAESVLPTGHGLGTLLRGPQAVGIQAILGVPMHFDVISRTSAVQLPALRLAVSAGELMRDELWSRFHERFAIPISPVYGTTETGILTADLVTACPPPSVGKVLPENRVKVENDEVQVYVGESPYLGPGADDRVRDGWLRTFDRGAFTADGRLALYGRSDSLAVIGGLKVDLREVEALVSRHPGVADAVVVHDSSIKAYVRSQADRVAVADLIAWCREHLSGFKIPSTFIICDTLPRTVSGKVVRDPDALRQHAEAHRFAGEAVR, encoded by the coding sequence ATGACATCCACGCCGCACTGGTGGGGTGCGGGACTGCTGGAGAACGAGGATCCCGCTGCCGTGTTCGCTCGCATCGAGGGTGCCGTGACGTTCGGCGAGCTGGCCCGCCGGGTGGGTGAGCACGCTCGTCGCTTCGCGTCGGCCGGGATCGGTGCCGGTCGGTCGGTAGCCCTGTGCCTGCCGCCGAGCTTCACGCTGATCGAGGTGCTGCTGGCGCTCTGGAGCGAGGGGGCGACGGTTGTCCTCGTCGACTCCCGGCACACCGCCTCCGAGCTTGCTCGGCTGCTGGAGTTGAGCCGCCCGCAGACGCTGGTCACGGCTCCGGCCGCGGCGATCGGCTCAGCGTCGACCGACGAATGCCGGGTCGACATGGTGGAGTTGCCGGACGGGCGCCCCGCCACCGGCAAGCACTGCCTGATCCAGTTCAGCTCCGGGTCGACCGGCACACCGAAGATGATCGGCCGGTCGAGCCGGTCGCTCCTTGCCGAGCTGGCCAAATACGCGGCGCTGCCGGGCATGCCGGGCGTCGGCGAGAAGGTGCTCGTGCTCAACTCGCCCGTACACACGATGGGTCTGGTCGGCGGAATCTTGCACGGGCTCAACGTGGGCGCCGAGAGCGTGCTGCCCACCGGGCACGGCCTCGGGACGCTGCTGCGCGGGCCGCAGGCGGTCGGCATCCAGGCGATTCTGGGCGTGCCGATGCACTTCGACGTGATCTCGCGGACCAGCGCCGTGCAGCTACCCGCGCTGCGGCTTGCCGTTTCGGCCGGCGAGCTGATGAGGGACGAGCTGTGGTCGCGGTTCCACGAGCGCTTCGCGATTCCCATCAGCCCGGTGTACGGCACCACCGAGACCGGGATCCTCACGGCCGACCTGGTCACAGCCTGCCCGCCCCCGTCGGTCGGGAAAGTTCTCCCGGAGAACCGGGTCAAGGTCGAGAACGACGAGGTCCAGGTGTACGTGGGCGAGTCACCGTACCTGGGCCCCGGCGCGGACGACCGGGTACGGGACGGCTGGCTGCGCACCTTCGACCGGGGAGCGTTCACCGCCGATGGACGCCTCGCGCTGTACGGCCGTAGCGACTCGCTGGCGGTGATCGGCGGTCTCAAGGTCGACCTGCGAGAAGTGGAGGCGTTGGTGAGCCGTCATCCGGGTGTCGCCGACGCCGTGGTGGTCCACGACTCGTCGATCAAGGCATACGTCCGGTCCCAGGCGGACCGCGTCGCGGTCGCCGACCTCATCGCCTGGTGCCGGGAGCACCTGTCCGGCTTCAAGATCCCGAGCACCTTCATCATCTGCGACACCCTGCCCCGTACGGTCTCCGGAAAGGTCGTGCGGGATCCGGACGCCCTGCGGCAGCATGCCGAGGCCCACCGCTTCGCGGGGGAGGCGGTGCGATGA
- a CDS encoding TauD/TfdA family dioxygenase encodes MTTIKRIGGRIGAEIVGVDLSGPIDDVLAKEINSALVEHRVLVFRGQHLDDDGHVRFASIFGPLTTAHPTVPSVEGQRNVLEIAHGEGARANSWHTDVTFLLSPPKATTLRSLVIPPYGGDTLFANTAAAYRDLPEHLRMLADRLWAVHSNEYDYAEHPQFVSDEIVQHQKVFASRKYRTAHPVVRVHPESGVPNLFIGGFTSQVIGLSKTEGRDILRLLQAYVTRPENTLRHRWALGDVVVWDNRTTQHYAADDYGDLARKMHRVTVAGDVPVGVDGSKSYVVEGDEAAHYTPTTA; translated from the coding sequence ATGACCACGATCAAGCGCATCGGCGGGCGGATCGGCGCCGAGATTGTCGGAGTGGATCTTTCCGGGCCGATTGACGACGTGCTGGCCAAGGAGATCAACAGCGCGCTCGTCGAGCATCGGGTCCTCGTTTTCCGGGGTCAGCACCTCGATGACGACGGGCACGTGCGCTTCGCGTCGATTTTCGGACCGCTCACCACCGCCCATCCGACGGTGCCCTCGGTCGAGGGGCAGCGCAACGTCCTCGAGATCGCCCACGGTGAGGGCGCTCGCGCCAACTCCTGGCACACCGACGTCACGTTCCTGCTCAGCCCGCCGAAGGCGACCACACTGCGTAGCCTGGTGATACCGCCATACGGCGGCGACACGCTGTTCGCCAACACCGCCGCCGCGTACCGGGACCTGCCGGAGCACTTGCGGATGCTTGCCGACCGGCTCTGGGCTGTGCACAGCAACGAGTACGACTACGCCGAGCATCCGCAGTTCGTCTCCGACGAGATCGTCCAGCACCAGAAGGTCTTCGCCAGCCGGAAGTACCGCACCGCGCACCCGGTGGTCCGCGTGCACCCCGAGTCCGGCGTGCCGAATCTGTTCATCGGTGGCTTCACCAGCCAGGTCATCGGTCTTTCGAAGACCGAGGGACGGGACATCCTGCGGCTGCTGCAGGCGTATGTGACGCGCCCGGAGAACACGCTGCGCCATCGGTGGGCGCTCGGTGACGTCGTGGTCTGGGACAACCGGACCACCCAGCACTACGCCGCCGACGACTACGGCGATCTGGCGCGCAAGATGCACCGGGTCACCGTGGCGGGGGACGTGCCGGTCGGTGTCGACGGCAGCAAGAGCTACGTGGTGGAGGGCGACGAAGCTGCGCATTACACCCCCACGACGGCGTGA